The following nucleotide sequence is from Cicer arietinum cultivar CDC Frontier isolate Library 1 chromosome 2, Cicar.CDCFrontier_v2.0, whole genome shotgun sequence.
TGGAGTTGACTATGAATAAGTTTTTGCTCCAGTTGCTTCGTAGACACTGTTCATTTGCTAATCTATGTAGAATCTCAAATTAAGTGGAAACTTTATCAACTTGATGTAAAATCGGCATTTCTAAATGGCTATCTTGAAGAAGAGATCTATGTTGAACATCCAATGGGATACATGATTAAAGGAcatgaaaaataaagtttttagaTTGAGGAGAGCGTTGTATGGATTAAAGCAAGCACCAAGAGCATGGAATAGTCGTATCGATAAATACTTCAAAGACAATGGGTTTGCTCGTTGTCCCAATGAATAGGCTCTTTATGTCAAAGTTTGTGATAATGGAGATATTTTGATTGTTTGTCTCTATGTGGATGATCTTATATTCACTTGGAATAATCCAAGTTTGTTTGAAGAGTTCAAAAATGCCATGGCGCTTGAGTTCGAGATGACTGATGTAAGGCTCATGTTATACTACTTAGGCCTTGAAGTAAAGCAATTGGAAGaggtatatttatttctcaagaAAACTATGCAAATGAAGTTttgaagaaatttaaaatatttgattgcaATCCGATGAACACAGCAATGGAGAGCGGATTGAAGTTGTCAAAGTTTTTCAAAAGCCTCGTTGGAAGCCTAAGATACTTAATATGTACAATGGCTGACATTCTATATGCGGTTGGAGTAGTGAGTCGTTTCATGGAAGCTTCTACTACTACACACATGAAAGTCACTAAAAGGATACTCCGCTACCTTAAAGGTACACTTGATTATCGACTACTTTACTCTTcttctaattattttaaattttttggattttgtgATAGCGACTTTGCGGGAGATATTGATGATAGAAAAAGTACTAGTGGCTTTATATTTTTCGTGGGAGACTGTGCTTTTTCGTGGAGCTCAAAGAAGCAACATATTGTCACACTTTCAACATGTGAGTCAGAGAATGTAGCAGCAACATCTTGCACTTGTCATGCCATTTGGCTAAAGAGATTATTAGAGGAACTTCATATGCCACAAAAGTAAGCTATTGATATTTATATAGACAACAAGTCTGCACAAGCACTTGCAAAGAATCTAGTGTTTCATGATCGCAACAAGCACATAGACACAAGGTACCATTTCATTAGAGAATACATTGCCAAGAATGAAGTTGAGCTTAAATATGTGAAGACTCAGATCAAGTTgcatatatttttacaaagccATTAAAATTTGAAGACTTTCAAAGGCTAAGAGCAAGACTtggaatgaagaagaaaatttcATATTAAGGGGGAGtaataaaattactaatttgaaattagaTAATTCTAGAACCATGTAGAATTTGCATTGAATAATCTAGAAGTgctttaattataaaaaattgtggTAAATATCTAAAAATGTGTCTAGAGTTTTCTATTTATACCTATAAATACCTACTTGTATTGGACATTGAGCATCAAGAAAATTGAGAATTTTCTATTAGAAATACCTTTCTTTCT
It contains:
- the LOC140919394 gene encoding secreted RxLR effector protein 161-like, which encodes MESGLKLSKFFKSLVGSLRYLICTMADILYAVGVVSRFMEASTTTHMKVTKRILRYLKGTLDYRLLYSSSNYFKFFGFCDSDFAGDIDDRKSTSGFIFFVGDCAFSWSSKKQHIVTLSTCESENVAATSCTCHAIWLKRLLEELHMPQK